TGCGCCCACCTGGTCGCCGGATAGCAGGAAGATCGCCTTCACCGACAAGCGGCTGAACTTCTGGCTTGTGGACCTTGAAAACGGCGTCCCGGTGAAGTTCGACACCGCGCGCCGCACCGGCGGGGCCGGGTTCCGTCTGCGCGGCGGTCTGTCCTGGTCGCCCGACAGTCGCTGGATTGCCTACACCAAGCCGATGCCCTCGGCCTACAGCGCGGCTTTCGTCTATAGCCTCGAAAGCAAGCAGGTGACGCAACTCACGGATGCCGCCAGCGATGTCACCAATGCGGTCTTTGACCGCAACGGCAAGTATCTCTACCTGCTGTCGAGCACCAACATCGGCCCGGCGATCAACGGTTTCGACATGTCGAGCTACGCCCACCGGAACGACACCGTGCGGTCGGTGCACGCCGTCGTACTGCGCAAAACCGATCCTTCTCCCGTGGCCCCGGAAAGTGACGACGAAAAAACCGCCGAAGACCGCAAGCCCGGTGACGGCAACCCGTCCGAAGCCACATCCGCACCCGCTGGTGGCCCGCCCGGCGTGTGGGCATCGGGACGCCCAGGGGAAAAAGCGAAAGAGCCGCCCAGGGTCACGATTGATTTCGAGGGACTCAGCCAGCGCATCGTGGCGCTGCCCATCCCGGCCCGCGCCTTCGTCGGTTTTGATGCCGGCAAACCCAACATCCTGTACCTGTATGAGTCCGCCATGGGCATGCCGGAGATGACGGGCCTCATTGTCCACAGGTTCGATGTCGAAAAGCGCAAGCTGGAAAAGCTGCTGGAAGGCGTCACCAGTTTTCAGCCGACGGCCAACGGCGAGAAGTGCCTGTACCGGCAGAGTCAGCGGCCGGGTCCGGGGCAGGCGCCAAACCAGGCACAAAGCTGGTTCATTGCCTCGCTGACGGCGCCCATCAAACCCGGCGAGGGCCGGCTGCGCACTGACGATATGGAAGTACGGGTCGAGCCGCGCCAGGAGTGGGAGCAGATGTACCGCGAGGTGTGGCGGCTGGAACGCGATTTCTTCTACGACCCAAACCACCACGGACTGAACCTGCCGGCCACGGCGCGGAAATACGAGCCGTATCTCAAAGGCGTGATGCACCGCGCCGATCTGAACTACCTGTTTGACGAAATGCTCGGCGAGCTGAGCGTCGGACACCTCTACGTCCGGGGTGGCGACATCCCGGAAGTCAGGCGCGTGCCCGGCGGTCTGCTGGGTGCTGACTATGTGGTTGAAAACGGCCGCTACCGCATTGCCCGGATTTACGAAGGCGAAAACTGGAATCCGCAGCTTCGCGCACCGTTGACCCAACCCGGCGTCAACGTCAACGTCGGGGACTACCTGCTGGCGGTCAACGGCGTTGACGTTGTGGCCACGGAAGACATCTGCCGCTACTTCGAGGGCACCGCCGACAAACAGGTGGTGCTCAAGGTCGGCCCCAACCCGGACGGAAGCCAGTCCCGCACGGTGACGGTCGTCCCGGTGGCCAGCGAAGCGAGCCTGCGCAATCTCGCCTGGATTGAAGCCAACCGGCGGCGTGTTGCCGAACTGAGCAACGGCCGGCTGGCATACCTCTGGCTGCCAGACACCGCCGCTGGCGGCTACACGAACTTCAACCGCTACTTTTTTTCGCAACTCGACAAACAGGGCGCCGTCGTGGACGAACGCTTCAACGGCGGCGGACAGGCTGCCGACTACATCATTGACTACCTGCGCAAACCGCTGCTGAGCTACTGGGCCGTCCGGGATGGCGAAGACTTCCGTACGCCGTTCGGAACGCTGCCCGGCCCGAAGGTCATGATCATCAACGAGTATGCCGGCTCCGGGGGCGACCTGATGCCGTGGATGTTCCGGCAACTGGGCATTGGCCCGCTGGTTGGCAAGCGCACCTGGGGCGGCCTCGTCGGGATTGGCGGCTACCCGGCGCTGATGGACGGCGGCACCGTGACCGCACCGCACTTTGCCTTTTATTCGCCGGAAGGGAAGTGGGAAATCGAAAACCGGGGGGTTGCGCCTGACATCGAAGTGGAGCTTGACCCACAGGCGTGGCGTGCCGGACGCGATACGCAACTCGAACGGGCCGTAGCCGTCGCGCTGGAGGCGCTGACCAAAAATCCGCCGCCAGCCAGGCCAAAGCGGCCGGACTATCCGAACTATCACCGCAAAAAGTAACTCACCCAAGCCGTTGGTAACGGGTGCAAAGGCGGACAGCACCTTTGGCGGCGAAGCCACCTCCGCCGCCAAAGTGTTTTCCGGCTGGATGTGAGACCGGCTAGCTGGCCGGCGGCGTGGCCCCCGGCTGCCGGAGACGCACGAGCCGCCAGCCGCCATACACGAGTAGAAGGACACCAACGCCAGCGCGAAACGTCAGACCGGTCGGGGACGCCAGCCCCCATTCGAGCAGATACCACGTTCCGACAAGCACGAAAAAGACCGGCACCAGCCACTCCAGCGGGGAACGACGTGGTTTCTTTTCAGGCATCAACGGCGTAGTCTCTTTCCACAGACGGGTTTGGGGCTAAAACCATGCC
This window of the Chloracidobacterium sp. N genome carries:
- a CDS encoding S41 family peptidase, producing MQRRFSCFRLCSFLALTFTWTTFGAAQEMSPPLLARTPTANRTHIVFSFAGDLWRVPRTGGEAVRLTNHPGIESDPIFSPDGSLIAFTGQYDGNTDVYVMPATGGIPQRLTYHPDTDRAVGWTPDGQRVLFASPRLSESGRTQRLFTVDKNGGPAEPLPLPMATHGSFSPDGSRLVYEPVPRAFAAWKRYRGGRASYLWVANLADSSVTKIPRTDTNDFNPMWIGKTIYFLSDRNGPVTLFAYDPASGKVTPVLKNDGLDIKSASVAVGGEEAIVYEQFGGLHLLDVKSGRHTPVNITLAGDISTVRPRFEKVGSQITNAAVSPNGLRVAFEARGDILTVPAEKGSIRNLTATPGVAERDPAWSPDGKWVAYFSDASGEYELHLREQTGLGELKVIKLEPSFYYAPTWSPDSRKIAFTDKRLNFWLVDLENGVPVKFDTARRTGGAGFRLRGGLSWSPDSRWIAYTKPMPSAYSAAFVYSLESKQVTQLTDAASDVTNAVFDRNGKYLYLLSSTNIGPAINGFDMSSYAHRNDTVRSVHAVVLRKTDPSPVAPESDDEKTAEDRKPGDGNPSEATSAPAGGPPGVWASGRPGEKAKEPPRVTIDFEGLSQRIVALPIPARAFVGFDAGKPNILYLYESAMGMPEMTGLIVHRFDVEKRKLEKLLEGVTSFQPTANGEKCLYRQSQRPGPGQAPNQAQSWFIASLTAPIKPGEGRLRTDDMEVRVEPRQEWEQMYREVWRLERDFFYDPNHHGLNLPATARKYEPYLKGVMHRADLNYLFDEMLGELSVGHLYVRGGDIPEVRRVPGGLLGADYVVENGRYRIARIYEGENWNPQLRAPLTQPGVNVNVGDYLLAVNGVDVVATEDICRYFEGTADKQVVLKVGPNPDGSQSRTVTVVPVASEASLRNLAWIEANRRRVAELSNGRLAYLWLPDTAAGGYTNFNRYFFSQLDKQGAVVDERFNGGGQAADYIIDYLRKPLLSYWAVRDGEDFRTPFGTLPGPKVMIINEYAGSGGDLMPWMFRQLGIGPLVGKRTWGGLVGIGGYPALMDGGTVTAPHFAFYSPEGKWEIENRGVAPDIEVELDPQAWRAGRDTQLERAVAVALEALTKNPPPARPKRPDYPNYHRKK